Proteins encoded within one genomic window of Haladaptatus sp. QDMS2:
- a CDS encoding nucleotide sugar dehydrogenase, with amino-acid sequence MNSTIDDLEIQQSAATEGTDIADGATIAVVGLGYVGLPLAVAFDRAGHSVIGFDISEQKVDTLNGGTDTTGDLGDDAIEGSEVTFTTDPKAINEAQYVTIAVPTPIDDLKNPNLDFVESAARTVGTHMSPGTTVVLESTVYPGATRDVVVPALEEESGLRNGEDFFVGYSPERATPGDEEHGLAQVVKIVSGQNDAVRDDLAELYGTVVDAGIHKAPSIETAEAAKAVENVQRDINIALVNELAMIFDKIDIDTHAVLEAAGTKWNFHDYRPGLVGGHCIPVDPFFLAYRAEQEGVSPDLTLTGREVNERMPAHVANQTIKALNESGKVLKDSRILILGLSYKPDVADIRTSKVKEIIEALDEYQIDISGFDPHAEPEAMRDAFGIDIQEELDFSDIDGVLLTTGHTAFTDIDLPDIVGQMSGTPVIVDVDNFFDPADADGLEFTFRRV; translated from the coding sequence ATGAATTCCACCATCGACGACCTCGAGATTCAGCAGTCAGCTGCCACAGAGGGCACGGACATCGCAGACGGAGCGACCATCGCCGTGGTCGGCCTCGGCTACGTGGGTCTGCCACTCGCCGTCGCGTTCGACCGGGCGGGTCACTCCGTCATCGGCTTCGACATCAGTGAACAGAAAGTAGACACCCTGAACGGTGGCACGGACACCACCGGCGACCTCGGCGACGACGCCATCGAGGGGAGTGAAGTCACCTTCACGACCGACCCGAAGGCGATCAACGAGGCCCAGTACGTCACCATCGCCGTCCCGACGCCCATCGACGACCTGAAGAACCCGAACCTGGACTTCGTCGAGAGCGCTGCCCGGACCGTCGGCACGCACATGTCCCCCGGCACGACCGTCGTCCTCGAATCGACCGTCTACCCCGGCGCGACCCGCGACGTGGTCGTTCCCGCTCTCGAAGAGGAATCCGGACTTCGAAACGGCGAGGACTTCTTCGTCGGCTACTCGCCGGAACGCGCCACCCCCGGCGACGAAGAACACGGCCTCGCGCAGGTCGTGAAAATCGTCTCCGGCCAGAACGACGCGGTTCGCGACGACCTCGCCGAACTCTACGGTACCGTCGTCGATGCTGGCATCCACAAGGCCCCGAGCATCGAGACTGCAGAGGCCGCGAAGGCAGTCGAGAACGTCCAGCGTGACATCAACATCGCCCTCGTAAACGAACTGGCGATGATTTTCGACAAAATCGACATCGACACCCACGCGGTGCTCGAAGCCGCCGGAACGAAGTGGAACTTCCACGACTACCGCCCCGGCCTCGTCGGCGGCCACTGCATCCCAGTGGACCCGTTCTTCCTCGCCTACCGCGCAGAACAGGAGGGTGTCTCCCCCGACCTGACGCTCACTGGCCGCGAGGTCAACGAGCGAATGCCGGCACACGTCGCAAACCAGACCATCAAGGCGCTCAACGAGAGCGGCAAAGTCCTGAAGGACAGCCGCATCCTCATCCTCGGTCTCTCCTACAAGCCGGACGTCGCAGACATCCGCACCTCGAAGGTAAAGGAGATCATCGAGGCCTTAGACGAGTACCAGATCGACATCTCCGGGTTCGACCCCCACGCGGAACCCGAGGCGATGCGTGATGCCTTCGGCATCGACATCCAGGAAGAACTAGACTTCAGCGACATCGACGGCGTTCTGCTGACGACGGGTCACACGGCGTTCACGGACATCGACCTACCCGACATAGTTGGTCAGATGAGCGGTACCCCCGTCATCGTCGACGTGGACAACTTCTTCGACCCAGCGGACGCAGACGGCCTGGAGTTCACGTTCCGGAGGGTCTGA